A DNA window from Candidatus Protochlamydia naegleriophila contains the following coding sequences:
- a CDS encoding tetratricopeptide repeat protein, with translation MQGDKESTQFFIDSIEDYKNRAYVVGARSFAELGDFEHAQFFADGAGELKDEAYASCAKAFAVLGDFEHAQFFADGAGKLNVYVSCAEAFAKLHKSAVAKVFCEAAGNQSKYAYSSCAQIFAELGNSEEAWTFMDLSGEQRNSACVSCAIAFIKRGESAKFQLFIDQISSVFPKDRAYQGCARELAILGDAINAMIFIAQMQQGNGIAYRICAKIFAERGDVENARAFADKIVETFEKNKAYAELAKIFAERGEVENAQCFVEQIELHELNLGAKEEAYLECAEIFAEHGNSKEAKIFADQAGDLKTDAYERCKEFFRQQDNCEALRMFAEENNPISLGS, from the coding sequence TTGCAAGGTGATAAAGAGAGTACCCAATTTTTTATCGATTCCATCGAAGATTACAAAAATCGTGCATATGTAGTCGGTGCACGCTCGTTTGCAGAGTTAGGTGATTTTGAACATGCGCAGTTTTTTGCAGATGGAGCTGGAGAGCTAAAAGATGAGGCTTACGCAAGTTGTGCAAAGGCTTTTGCCGTGCTGGGTGATTTTGAACATGCGCAGTTTTTTGCAGATGGAGCTGGAAAGCTAAACGTTTACGTAAGTTGTGCAGAGGCTTTTGCCAAACTTCACAAAAGTGCAGTGGCTAAAGTTTTTTGTGAAGCGGCAGGAAATCAATCAAAGTATGCTTATAGCAGCTGTGCTCAAATTTTTGCTGAGTTGGGAAATAGCGAAGAAGCTTGGACTTTTATGGATTTATCTGGAGAACAAAGAAATAGTGCATGCGTATCATGTGCCATTGCTTTTATCAAACGAGGAGAGAGCGCCAAGTTTCAACTGTTTATCGATCAAATCTCCTCTGTTTTTCCTAAGGATCGTGCTTACCAAGGATGTGCTAGAGAGCTTGCTATCTTAGGAGATGCAATCAATGCTATGATTTTTATTGCGCAAATGCAGCAAGGAAACGGTATAGCATATCGTATTTGTGCTAAAATTTTTGCTGAGCGTGGCGATGTTGAAAATGCGCGAGCATTTGCGGATAAAATAGTCGAAACCTTTGAAAAAAATAAGGCTTATGCCGAATTAGCTAAAATCTTTGCTGAAAGAGGCGAGGTGGAGAATGCACAATGTTTTGTGGAGCAAATTGAGCTTCATGAGCTTAACCTGGGCGCAAAAGAAGAAGCTTATTTGGAATGCGCTGAAATATTTGCCGAACATGGTAATAGCAAAGAGGCTAAAATATTTGCAGATCAAGCTGGAGATCTAAAAACTGATGCTTATGAGCGCTGCAAAGAGTTTTTTAGGCAACAGGACAATTGTGAAGCGCTTCGAATGTTTGCCGAAGAAAATAACCCTATTTCTCTTGGCAGTTAA
- a CDS encoding bifunctional serine/threonine-protein kinase/formylglycine-generating enzyme family protein has translation MEQRILGDYTIIKPMGQGTLGMVYLAEHRFMKCQYILKVLPEELSSDRGFIQRFQEDIGHLAALEHPSIVKTHNISFAQGVYFVVTDCIVDHVGEITNLAHYIMGLDRPLEEEEVFSVLKQVAEALDYAHAKKIGNRGIVHRGLKLNNILVGNKRKGLQVYLSDFGLSWIVGAGAVLTRTYKNVAEALEIGLQSIGQRAGQDRYPNPAIDQQKLIPLHASFLQSYAFLAPEQKRLDGAHVVDEKADVYAFGILAYFLLMNELPEGVFEMPSSSPRQYRHQWDSLLQHCLQSQPSKRPSSLVEALEAVRYVEKPMLVIAKEELSIACEEPAVAEKREEVVAFLETIKYAVPEKEVDLFEEVFVGAVIEETVHQQEAVKQETVKIEEAPSAQAPTLKPVLQNPLLERPQTDPDPAAIFQVNSAVKVYNPERKDVTNIKPILTEMVVIEGGAFYRGSQDGSRDEMPRHQMTLASFALDVHPITNEQFVRFLEVMGGEKDSNHNDIIRLRDSRIKRSAGKLSIESGYAKHPVVGVTWYGAVAYARWVGKRLPTEAEWEIASRGGHEHVLYPTGDDIEKTQANFFSSDTTAVMSYAPNGYGLYDMAGNVYEWCHDWYGYNYYEVSIQEPDNPPGPLQGVYRVLRGGCWKSLKEDLRCSRRHRNNPGTVNGTYGFRCATDVQRS, from the coding sequence ATGGAGCAGCGCATATTAGGCGATTATACGATTATCAAGCCTATGGGTCAGGGAACGTTGGGAATGGTTTATTTGGCAGAACACCGTTTTATGAAATGCCAGTACATTCTTAAGGTTCTTCCCGAAGAACTTTCTTCTGACAGGGGTTTTATTCAGCGCTTTCAAGAGGATATCGGCCATCTTGCTGCCCTTGAGCATCCCTCCATTGTAAAGACACATAATATTTCTTTTGCGCAAGGTGTCTACTTTGTTGTGACCGACTGCATCGTGGATCACGTGGGAGAGATAACAAACTTAGCACACTATATAATGGGTTTAGATCGTCCTCTTGAAGAAGAGGAGGTTTTTAGTGTTCTCAAGCAGGTTGCTGAAGCGCTGGATTATGCGCATGCTAAAAAAATTGGAAATAGGGGGATTGTTCACCGCGGCTTAAAGCTCAATAATATTTTAGTGGGGAATAAGCGCAAGGGGCTGCAAGTTTATCTTTCTGATTTTGGTCTCTCTTGGATTGTGGGGGCCGGTGCAGTCTTAACCCGAACGTATAAAAATGTTGCCGAAGCGTTAGAAATAGGCCTGCAAAGTATTGGACAAAGAGCCGGGCAAGATCGCTATCCAAATCCTGCAATCGATCAGCAAAAACTCATTCCCTTGCATGCCTCTTTCTTGCAAAGTTACGCTTTTCTAGCTCCCGAGCAAAAGAGGCTCGATGGTGCCCATGTAGTCGATGAAAAAGCCGATGTGTATGCTTTTGGAATATTGGCCTACTTTTTGTTGATGAACGAGCTACCAGAAGGTGTTTTTGAGATGCCTTCTTCCAGCCCGCGCCAGTATCGCCATCAGTGGGATTCTCTTCTGCAGCATTGCCTGCAGAGCCAGCCCTCCAAGCGTCCAAGCTCTTTAGTAGAGGCTTTGGAAGCCGTTCGCTATGTAGAAAAACCGATGCTGGTCATTGCGAAAGAAGAGCTCTCTATAGCCTGTGAAGAGCCTGCTGTGGCTGAAAAACGTGAAGAGGTGGTTGCCTTTCTGGAAACAATTAAATATGCCGTTCCAGAGAAGGAAGTTGATCTATTCGAAGAGGTATTTGTTGGTGCAGTGATTGAAGAGACTGTGCATCAGCAAGAGGCGGTTAAGCAAGAAACTGTGAAGATTGAAGAGGCTCCTTCTGCCCAGGCTCCGACGCTTAAACCTGTTTTGCAAAATCCCCTGCTTGAGCGTCCGCAAACAGATCCTGATCCGGCAGCTATTTTTCAGGTGAATTCCGCGGTAAAGGTCTACAATCCAGAGAGAAAGGATGTGACCAATATTAAGCCCATTTTAACAGAAATGGTTGTTATTGAAGGCGGCGCTTTTTACCGAGGCAGTCAAGACGGAAGTCGTGATGAAATGCCTCGTCACCAAATGACGTTAGCAAGTTTTGCTCTCGATGTCCACCCCATTACAAATGAGCAATTTGTTCGTTTCTTGGAAGTGATGGGCGGAGAAAAAGATAGTAATCACAACGATATCATTCGTTTGCGTGATTCCCGCATTAAGCGGAGTGCTGGAAAATTGAGCATCGAGTCGGGATATGCCAAGCATCCTGTTGTAGGGGTAACGTGGTATGGAGCTGTTGCTTATGCAAGGTGGGTGGGCAAGCGCCTTCCAACTGAAGCTGAGTGGGAAATCGCCTCGCGCGGCGGGCATGAACATGTGCTGTATCCGACAGGAGATGATATTGAGAAGACGCAAGCTAATTTTTTCAGTTCCGATACAACAGCTGTCATGAGTTATGCGCCAAATGGGTATGGACTTTATGATATGGCGGGAAATGTGTACGAGTGGTGTCATGATTGGTACGGCTATAACTACTATGAAGTATCGATCCAAGAGCCAGATAATCCTCCAGGTCCTTTGCAAGGCGTCTATCGCGTATTGAGAGGTGGCTGTTGGAAAAGCTTGAAAGAAGATTTGCGTTGCTCTAGGCGTCATCGCAATAATCCTGGGACTGTTAATGGAACGTACGGTTTTCGTTGTGCAACAGATGTTCAGCGATCATGA
- a CDS encoding low molecular weight protein-tyrosine-phosphatase: MKTVRVMFVCMGNICRSPAAEGILKHLAQNESLSLHVESCGVGDWHVGQAPDRRIQEASKARGIVLTSRAQQFQKDFFDHFDYILVADKEVLKFLYQYARTPEYKAKIALMTEFSSLYKGQDVPDPYYQPGGAFELVLDMLEESCEGLLNHIRNKEGVT; the protein is encoded by the coding sequence ATGAAAACAGTACGTGTGATGTTTGTCTGCATGGGTAATATTTGTAGGTCTCCAGCGGCTGAAGGAATTCTTAAACATTTGGCTCAAAATGAATCTCTCTCTCTTCACGTTGAAAGCTGTGGAGTTGGAGACTGGCATGTGGGGCAGGCGCCTGACAGGCGCATTCAGGAGGCGTCTAAGGCTCGCGGAATTGTTTTAACCAGCCGGGCTCAACAGTTCCAGAAAGACTTTTTTGATCATTTTGATTACATTTTAGTTGCAGATAAAGAGGTTCTTAAGTTTCTTTATCAATATGCGAGAACGCCAGAATATAAGGCGAAAATTGCGCTGATGACTGAGTTTAGTTCTCTCTATAAAGGGCAGGACGTTCCAGATCCTTATTATCAGCCTGGGGGTGCTTTTGAGCTGGTTTTGGATATGTTGGAAGAGTCCTGTGAAGGACTGTTGAATCACATCAGAAACAAAGAGGGAGTGACTTAG
- the ispH gene encoding 4-hydroxy-3-methylbut-2-enyl diphosphate reductase: MKLLLSKPRGFCAGVERAIETVEKALELWGSPIYVKHEIVHNRHVVQGLKAKGAIFIEEVDDVPVGARLIYSAHGVSPAVREQAKKRQLIEIDATCGLVTRVHSAVKRFASQGYQIILIGHRNHVEIVGTAGEAPDVTTIVESVEDVKGLSYLPEEKLFYITQTTLSLDDVKEITQALITKYPYIETLPSSSICYATTNRQMALREITDLTDLVLVVGDPQSSNSNRLREAASTRGIESYLINDEKEIQSEWLVGKQMIGLTAGASTPEEIVQKCIQRLIELGVDEVEDVVYTNEDVVFQLPKPIVNARFSVA, encoded by the coding sequence ATGAAGTTGTTGTTATCTAAGCCACGTGGTTTTTGTGCGGGAGTTGAGCGGGCTATTGAGACCGTTGAAAAAGCCCTCGAGCTGTGGGGATCTCCTATCTACGTTAAGCATGAGATCGTGCATAATCGCCACGTTGTACAAGGATTAAAGGCTAAGGGGGCGATTTTCATCGAGGAAGTTGATGATGTGCCTGTCGGAGCCCGGCTCATTTATTCTGCCCATGGCGTTTCACCGGCTGTTAGAGAGCAGGCTAAAAAGCGGCAACTCATTGAAATCGATGCTACGTGCGGTCTTGTAACCCGCGTTCATTCGGCTGTGAAGCGCTTCGCTTCGCAAGGTTATCAAATCATTTTAATCGGGCATCGCAATCACGTTGAAATCGTTGGAACAGCAGGGGAAGCGCCTGATGTAACGACGATTGTGGAATCAGTTGAAGATGTTAAGGGTTTAAGCTACTTGCCTGAGGAGAAGCTTTTTTATATCACTCAGACGACTTTGAGTCTGGATGATGTTAAAGAGATTACGCAAGCTTTGATCACTAAATATCCTTACATTGAAACACTGCCAAGTTCGTCCATTTGTTATGCGACGACAAATCGCCAAATGGCTTTAAGAGAAATTACCGACTTGACCGACTTGGTCTTGGTTGTTGGCGATCCGCAGAGTTCAAATTCCAATCGTTTGAGGGAAGCTGCCTCTACGAGGGGAATTGAGTCGTATTTGATTAATGACGAGAAAGAAATCCAGTCGGAGTGGTTGGTTGGTAAGCAAATGATAGGTTTGACCGCTGGGGCTTCTACGCCTGAAGAGATTGTTCAGAAGTGTATTCAGCGTTTGATCGAATTGGGAGTGGATGAAGTCGAAGATGTAGTGTATACCAATGAAGATGTTGTCTTCCAATTGCCTAAACCTATTGTTAATGCACGTTTTAGTGTTGCTTAA
- a CDS encoding outer membrane beta-barrel protein, whose product MRKILLTLMASLLSCSAAQAFWPEATDSSIEVGVGYRRDELKWKTHADFFGSSDSSYSDSSSPFGVQSDLKWKNLKIWQIEARGEYVTCDNIYLRASGDYGWIVSGKNTDSDFFDFNEESQFEFSRTHAKTKGHVYDADVAVGYQFKLCDDSFSITPLVGYSWKGQHLKDRHLRFASGFPLVFDGSESTRQSYSDSYYSDYYSYSDSSYSSGGRLNSRYHTRWNGPFIGFDLNYRFWCDWSLFLDYEYHFATYHAKARWNLREDLPEGFHHRAKRAYGHVVDFGVRWDVCDCWTVALKGGFQYFKASHGHDRALIADVSEGDIDTRCYVTIPLRDVKWCSGSVSVDVGMAF is encoded by the coding sequence ATGCGCAAAATCCTTTTGACACTTATGGCGTCCCTTCTAAGTTGCTCTGCTGCTCAAGCTTTCTGGCCTGAAGCAACAGATTCTTCTATTGAAGTAGGCGTAGGCTACCGTAGAGACGAACTAAAATGGAAGACCCATGCTGATTTCTTCGGCTCTAGCGATTCAAGCTATAGCGACAGCAGCAGCCCATTTGGCGTTCAGTCTGACCTGAAATGGAAAAATTTAAAAATATGGCAAATCGAAGCTAGAGGCGAGTACGTCACATGTGACAACATCTACTTGCGTGCTAGTGGAGATTACGGCTGGATCGTCAGCGGCAAAAACACAGATTCTGACTTCTTCGATTTCAATGAAGAATCTCAGTTCGAATTTTCTCGCACACATGCTAAGACTAAAGGTCATGTGTACGATGCAGACGTTGCAGTTGGATACCAATTCAAATTGTGTGATGATAGCTTCTCTATCACTCCTTTAGTTGGTTATTCTTGGAAAGGTCAGCACTTGAAAGATCGTCATTTAAGATTTGCTAGCGGCTTCCCGCTCGTGTTCGACGGTTCTGAGTCTACGCGTCAATCTTACAGCGATTCTTACTACAGCGATTACTATTCTTATAGCGACAGCTCTTATTCTTCTGGCGGTAGATTGAACAGCCGTTACCACACACGTTGGAACGGTCCATTCATCGGTTTCGATCTTAACTACCGTTTCTGGTGTGATTGGTCTCTATTCTTAGATTACGAATACCATTTTGCTACATACCATGCAAAAGCTCGTTGGAACTTACGTGAAGACTTACCAGAAGGCTTCCACCACCGTGCAAAAAGAGCTTATGGTCATGTTGTTGATTTCGGCGTAAGATGGGATGTTTGTGATTGCTGGACAGTCGCTCTTAAAGGCGGATTCCAGTACTTCAAAGCAAGCCATGGACATGATCGTGCTTTGATTGCTGATGTATCTGAAGGC